The proteins below come from a single Geobacillus thermoleovorans genomic window:
- a CDS encoding GntR family transcriptional regulator, with protein MSIKSDSRHLYLQVIDRIKRDIETGVYKEKQKLPSEFELAKQLGVSRATLREALRVLEEENIIIRRHGVGTFVNARPLFTSGIEQLSSVTDMIRQAGRKPGTIFLSSSIQQPTEDDMRRFQCRPDENLLLIERVRTADGEPVVYCLDKILCKYLPKGISYEQESLFENLHNQTHRDIAYAVARIVPLGYHEKVSPILQCDPETALLVLKQMHFDKNDEPIFYSVNYFRSDKFSFHVMRKRFSF; from the coding sequence ATGTCAATCAAATCAGACAGCCGCCACCTTTACTTGCAAGTGATTGATCGCATCAAGCGCGATATTGAAACGGGAGTGTACAAAGAAAAGCAAAAACTGCCGTCCGAGTTTGAACTCGCCAAACAGCTTGGCGTCAGCCGGGCGACATTGAGGGAAGCGCTGCGGGTGCTGGAAGAAGAAAACATTATCATCCGCCGCCACGGCGTCGGAACGTTTGTCAACGCCCGTCCGCTGTTTACGTCCGGCATCGAGCAGCTCTCAAGCGTCACGGATATGATTCGTCAAGCGGGGCGCAAGCCAGGAACGATTTTTTTGTCTTCCTCCATCCAACAGCCGACGGAAGACGATATGCGCCGCTTCCAATGCCGGCCGGACGAGAATTTGTTGCTCATCGAGCGGGTGCGCACCGCCGATGGGGAGCCGGTCGTTTATTGCTTGGATAAAATTTTATGCAAATATTTGCCAAAGGGCATCTCCTATGAACAGGAGTCGCTGTTTGAAAACTTGCACAACCAAACGCATCGTGATATCGCCTATGCGGTCGCGCGCATCGTGCCGCTCGGCTATCATGAAAAAGTGTCGCCGATTTTGCAATGCGACCCGGAAACGGCGCTGCTTGTGCTCAAGCAAATGCATTTCGATAAAAACGATGAGCCGATTTTTTATTCCGTCAACTACTTCCGCTCCGACAAGTTCAGCTTCCATGTCATGCGGAAGCGGTTCAGCTTTTAA
- a CDS encoding BMP family lipoprotein, which yields MKKRIGLVLSVLFAAGTLLSACGQAGNNAGGGNQKDTFSVAMVTDVGGIDDKSFNQSAWEGLQKFGKDNGLEKGRGGYDYLQSSSDADYATNLNKLVRSDFDLIFGIGYLMGDAVKEVAKQNPKKHFAIVDTVVDEPNVASITFKEHEGSFLVGVVAGLMTKTNKIGFVGGMEIPLIEKFESGFRAGVKAVNPKATVEVQYAGAFDQADKGKAIASSMYASGIDIIYHAAGATGNGVFSEAKDLKKKDPNREIWVIGVDKDQAPEGEVKVGGKTYNVTLTSMVKRVDVAVYDTAKRAKEGDFPGGKTIEYGLPENGVGIAPTQDNIPENVLKTVDEWKQKIIKGEVKVPTNRKEYEQFAATIK from the coding sequence GTGAAAAAGCGAATCGGATTGGTGTTGTCCGTCCTGTTTGCCGCCGGCACGCTGCTTAGCGCCTGCGGACAAGCCGGCAACAATGCGGGAGGCGGCAATCAGAAAGATACGTTCAGTGTCGCCATGGTCACCGATGTCGGCGGCATTGACGACAAATCGTTCAACCAGTCGGCTTGGGAAGGGCTGCAAAAGTTCGGCAAAGACAACGGGCTTGAAAAAGGCCGCGGCGGCTACGACTACTTGCAGTCATCGAGCGACGCTGACTATGCCACGAACTTAAACAAGCTTGTGCGCAGCGACTTTGACTTGATTTTCGGCATCGGGTATTTGATGGGCGACGCGGTGAAAGAAGTCGCTAAGCAAAACCCGAAAAAACATTTCGCCATCGTCGACACTGTTGTTGACGAGCCAAATGTCGCCAGCATCACGTTCAAGGAGCATGAAGGCTCGTTCCTTGTCGGTGTTGTCGCCGGGCTAATGACGAAAACGAATAAAATCGGCTTTGTCGGTGGGATGGAGATTCCGTTGATCGAAAAATTCGAAAGCGGATTCCGCGCCGGCGTGAAAGCGGTCAATCCGAAGGCGACTGTGGAAGTGCAATACGCCGGGGCGTTCGACCAAGCGGATAAAGGGAAAGCGATCGCCTCGAGCATGTACGCATCTGGCATCGACATCATCTACCATGCAGCGGGCGCGACTGGGAACGGCGTCTTCTCGGAAGCGAAAGATTTGAAGAAGAAAGATCCGAACCGCGAAATTTGGGTCATCGGTGTTGACAAAGACCAAGCGCCGGAGGGAGAAGTGAAAGTCGGCGGCAAAACGTACAACGTAACGCTCACTTCGATGGTGAAACGCGTCGATGTCGCTGTCTATGACACGGCGAAACGGGCGAAAGAGGGCGACTTCCCGGGCGGCAAAACGATTGAGTACGGGTTGCCGGAAAATGGGGTTGGCATTGCCCCGACGCAAGACAACATTCCGGAGAACGTGTTAAAAACAGTTGACGAATGGAAGCAAAAAATCATCAAAGGCGAAGTGAAAGTTCCAACAAACCGGAAAGAGTACGAGCAATTCGCTGCGACGATCAAGTGA
- a CDS encoding ABC transporter ATP-binding protein — protein MEYVIEMLNIRKVFGTFVANDNITLQVKKGEIHALLGENGAGKSTLMNVLFGLYQPDGGEIRVKGKPVRITDPNVANDLGIGMVHQHFMLVDTFTVTENIILGSEPTRAGTIDMKRAEREVRELSERYGLAVDPTAKIADISVGMQQRVEILKTLYRGADILIFDEPTAVLTPQEIRELMQIMRTLVREGKSIILITHKLKEIMEVCDRVTVIRRGKGIATLNVAETNPNELAALMVGREVQFTTAKKPAEPGKPVLEIKDLVVKDARGIKAVNGLNLTVHAGEIVGIAGVDGNGQTELIEAITGLIKAESGTIRLNGRDITNLPPRKIIEAGVGHIPQDRHKHGLVLDFPIGENMVLQTYYQPPYSKRGLLNFQAIYEKARQLIREFDVRTPDEYTKARALSGGNQQKAIIGREVDRDPDLLIAAQPTRGLDVGAIEFIHKRLIEQRDRGKAVLLVSFELDEVMNVSDRIAVIYEGNIVAIVDPKETTEQELGLLMAGSKRKEAGVS, from the coding sequence TTGGAATACGTGATTGAAATGCTCAATATCCGCAAGGTGTTTGGCACGTTTGTCGCCAATGACAACATTACGCTGCAAGTGAAAAAGGGGGAGATACACGCTCTGCTTGGCGAAAACGGGGCCGGCAAATCGACGCTCATGAACGTGCTGTTCGGTTTATACCAGCCGGACGGCGGCGAAATCCGCGTCAAAGGAAAGCCGGTGCGCATTACCGACCCGAACGTCGCCAATGATCTTGGCATCGGCATGGTGCATCAGCACTTTATGCTCGTCGATACGTTCACGGTGACGGAAAACATCATTTTAGGCAGCGAACCGACGCGGGCCGGAACGATCGATATGAAGCGGGCGGAGCGGGAAGTGCGCGAATTGTCGGAACGATATGGACTCGCGGTCGATCCGACAGCGAAGATCGCCGACATTTCCGTCGGCATGCAGCAGCGCGTGGAAATTTTAAAGACGCTTTACCGCGGCGCCGATATTTTGATTTTTGACGAACCGACAGCGGTGTTGACGCCGCAGGAAATTCGCGAGCTCATGCAAATTATGCGCACGCTCGTCCGCGAAGGAAAATCCATCATTTTAATTACGCACAAACTCAAAGAAATTATGGAAGTGTGCGACCGCGTCACCGTCATCCGCCGCGGCAAAGGAATTGCGACGCTCAATGTGGCGGAGACGAATCCGAACGAACTGGCGGCGCTCATGGTCGGCCGCGAGGTGCAGTTTACGACCGCTAAGAAACCGGCTGAGCCGGGAAAACCGGTGTTGGAAATTAAAGACTTAGTCGTCAAGGACGCGCGCGGGATCAAAGCGGTCAACGGTTTGAACTTGACGGTGCACGCCGGCGAGATCGTCGGCATTGCTGGAGTCGACGGCAACGGCCAGACCGAGCTCATTGAAGCCATAACCGGCTTGATCAAAGCTGAATCAGGGACAATCCGCCTCAACGGCCGAGACATTACGAATTTGCCGCCGCGTAAAATCATCGAAGCCGGCGTCGGCCATATTCCGCAAGATCGGCATAAGCACGGGCTTGTCCTTGACTTTCCGATCGGCGAAAACATGGTGCTGCAAACGTACTATCAGCCGCCGTACTCGAAACGGGGTCTGTTGAATTTTCAAGCCATTTACGAAAAAGCGCGCCAGCTCATCCGCGAATTTGACGTGCGCACGCCGGATGAATATACGAAGGCGCGGGCGCTATCGGGCGGAAACCAGCAAAAAGCGATCATCGGCCGTGAAGTCGACCGCGACCCGGACTTGTTGATCGCCGCCCAGCCGACGAGGGGGCTTGATGTTGGAGCGATCGAATTTATTCATAAGCGGCTCATTGAACAGCGAGACCGCGGGAAAGCGGTGCTGCTCGTCTCGTTTGAGCTTGACGAAGTGATGAACGTCAGCGACCGGATCGCTGTCATTTATGAAGGAAACATCGTCGCCATCGTTGATCCGAAAGAAACAACCGAACAGGAGCTCGGGCTGTTGATGGCTGGAAGCAAACGGAAGGAAGCAGGTGTGTCGTGA
- a CDS encoding ABC transporter permease encodes MKSNRLQQFLIPLLAVLLGMIAGSIVMLASGYNPIAGFGALVYGAFGDTYYIGETIRQTTPYILTGLAVAFAFRTGLFNIGVEGQLIVGWLAAVWVGVSFDLPKIIHLPLALLAAALAGALWGLIPGVLKAYLKVHEVIITIMMNYIALHVTNAIIRSVLSDEGFKSKPVKESASLHSDFFDAITHHSTMHYGIFIAVAAAFVMWFLLERTTKGFELRAVGFNQHASQYAGMNVRANIILAMVISGAFAGVAGAMEGLGTFGNISTKAGFTGLGFDGIAVALIGGNNAFGILLSALLFGALKVGALEMPSSAGVPTELVDIIIALIIFFVASSYMIRWLLSRWQKGAE; translated from the coding sequence ATGAAGTCGAATCGTCTCCAGCAATTTTTGATACCATTGTTGGCCGTTCTTCTTGGCATGATCGCCGGTTCGATCGTGATGCTTGCAAGCGGCTACAACCCGATCGCCGGCTTTGGCGCTCTCGTGTACGGGGCGTTTGGCGATACGTACTATATCGGCGAAACGATCCGCCAGACGACGCCATACATTTTAACGGGCTTGGCGGTGGCGTTTGCCTTTCGCACCGGCTTGTTTAACATCGGGGTTGAAGGGCAGCTGATCGTCGGCTGGCTCGCTGCCGTCTGGGTCGGGGTGTCCTTTGATTTGCCCAAAATCATCCATTTGCCGCTTGCCTTGTTGGCCGCCGCGTTGGCCGGGGCGCTATGGGGCTTGATTCCGGGTGTGCTGAAGGCGTATTTAAAAGTGCACGAAGTCATTATTACGATCATGATGAACTATATTGCTTTGCATGTAACGAACGCCATCATCCGTTCCGTTTTGTCTGATGAGGGATTTAAATCAAAGCCGGTGAAAGAAAGCGCATCGCTTCACTCCGACTTTTTTGATGCCATTACGCATCATTCCACCATGCATTACGGCATTTTCATCGCTGTCGCCGCCGCATTTGTCATGTGGTTTTTGCTTGAGCGGACGACGAAAGGGTTTGAGCTGCGGGCGGTCGGTTTCAATCAGCATGCGTCACAGTACGCGGGCATGAATGTGCGCGCCAACATCATTTTAGCGATGGTCATCTCCGGCGCTTTTGCCGGCGTCGCCGGGGCGATGGAGGGGCTTGGCACATTTGGAAACATCTCGACGAAAGCCGGCTTTACCGGCCTTGGATTTGATGGCATCGCGGTTGCCTTGATCGGAGGAAACAACGCGTTTGGCATTTTGCTCTCCGCCTTGTTGTTTGGCGCCTTAAAAGTCGGGGCGTTGGAAATGCCGTCAAGCGCCGGCGTGCCGACCGAACTCGTCGATATTATTATCGCGCTCATCATTTTCTTTGTTGCATCCAGCTACATGATCCGCTGGCTGTTATCTCGTTGGCAAAAGGGGGCGGAGTAA